gagctatgagtctgctcctccccctgcagggtgatacatatagaaggagctatgagtctgctcctcctcctgcagggtgatacatatagaaggagctatgagtctgcccctcctactgcagggtgatacatatagaaggagctatgagtctgcccctcctcatgcagggtgatacatatagaaggagctatgagtctgctcctcctcctgccgggtgatacatatagaaggagctatgagtctgctcctcctcctgcagggtgatacatatagaaggagctatgagtctgccccttctcctgcagggtgatacatatagatggagctatgagtctgcccctcctcctgcagggtgatacatatagaaggagctatgagtctgcccctcctcctgcagggtgatacatatagaaggagctatgagtctgcccctcctcctgcagggtgatacatatagaaggagctatgagtctgctcctcctcctgcagggtgatacatatagaaggagctatgagtctgctcctcctcctgcagggtgatacatatatagaaggagctatgagtctgcccctcctcctgcagggtgatacatatagaaggagctatgagtctgctcctcctcctgcagggtgatacatatagaaggagctatgagtctgctcctcctcctgcagggtgatacatatagaaggagctatgagtctgctcctcctcctgcagggtgatacatatagaaggggctatgagtctgcccctcctcctgcagggtgatacatatagaaggagctatgagtctgctcctcctcctgcaaggtgatacatatagaaggagctatgagtctgctcctcctcctgcagggtgatacatatagagggagctatgagtctgctcctcctcctgcagggtgatacatatagaaggagctatgagtctgctcctcctcctgcagggtgatacatatagaaggagctatgagtctgcccctcctcctgcagggtgatacatatagaaggagctatgagtctgctcctcctcctgcagggtgatacatatagaaggagctatgagtctgctcctcctcctgtagggtgatacatatagaaggagctatgagtctgctcctcctcctgcagggtgatacatatagaaggagctatgagtctgctcctcctcctgcagggtgatacatatagaaggagctatgagtctgctcctcctcctgcagggtgatacatatagaaggagctatgagtctgctcctcctcctgcagggtgatacatatagaaggagctatgagtctgctcctcctcctgcagggtgatacatatagaaggagctatgagtctgctcctcctcctgcagggtgatacatatagaaggagctatgagtctgcccctcctcctgcagggtgagaAGCTCCGCCCCTTTACACTGTGGTTGAACATCTGCCTTTCTTGTTTCAGCTTTGGCGCTGGCGATGGAGCGGGATGGATCCAGCGGAGGCGTCATCCGTCTTGCCGCCATTACAGAGGGCGGTGTGGAGCGTCAGGTGATCCTTGGGAATGAGTTGCCCCGGTTCCCTGTGTCGTGATGTCGCCCCGATCTCCCCTGTGCTCACCCTCATACTTTTGTTACTAATGAGATGAATAAATCGTGATGTGACGGATCGCTCTGCGCCATTTCTATCTGCGTTTAGGGTAAATACTGTCTCGTCTTATTCTCTAGTCACAGCCAAAGCTGCATCCACAGTTTTCCCATCGGCCCTGTGTACAGAGGGCAGAGTGTAAGCTCTGCGGGCCGCCCTCTTGTCCTTGTAACGACGTCCCCGCCCTGCtgacacagctgagggtttgttacagtgtagaCTCTCCTCTGTAAGCTAAGCACAGCAGAAATGAtccgcactgatacattgtaaccatactgcagctgtgtgagcaggactagatgctcattcactgacagcaagcagggataTTTACAATGGCACTAAacacaaaaatctaaaaaaaaacgttttattattttttatgaatatacACGAAAATCTCTAAGTTTACAAACTGTTGCACCATTCTGACTCTCGGCGGTcgtgctgggacttgtggtgactCCAGTTGTCAGACGCAGGCATCGACCTTTTCTTAAGAAAAATAAGTCTGTTACTCCGGCACCTGATAGTCCGGTAAGTCTGGGAAAGTGAGGCGAGTGCAGTACTGGCTGCAGCCACTAGGTGTCACTTCTGTTAGAAGCCTATACAGATGCATCACAATCAGTGGCGTCACCTGCTGGTGGATGCTGAGTGCTGCACCTGTGAGCGTCCTGGACAGAACCTCCATGGTATCTGAGTGAGGATGATGAGATTGCAGTCCCTAAGTGGAGTAGTCCTTCAGGACTCTGGCGCAAGAAGAAGCCCCCAGATCCCATAAGTGGCCCCCGGAGAGGGTTCAGAAGGTGGAGTCGTTCACAAACATGGCGGAGTCCATCTCGTGGCGGAAGGACACCCTGGCTTTGCCGCTGAAGTAGGCCCGGGTCTGCTGGCCGTCCGTATCACTGCCCACAGAATTGGTGGAGCGGAGTCTGGGCTTCTCCTCCTGAGGGGTGGGGGACGCAGGGGCTTCTGGGGGGCGGAAACACATGGAGTAAGTGGGGTCATTCTATCAGTGTGCCCTTCCCCCTCCCATGCCTGTGTACACAGCACCCTGCATCAcctacactgccccccccccccccccctcactaaaAGTGCACTGTGCTGCTCCTGGTGTGCACTCATCCTCACGGTACATGCACATACTCTGTGTACGCTGACCCTCCTGTACGTACACCGCACTCATACTCTGTGTACGCTGACCCTCCTGTACGTACACCGCACTCATACTCTGTATACGCTGACCCTCCTGTATGTACACTGCACTCATACTCTGTGTACGCTGACCCTCCTGTATGTACACTGCACTCATACTCTGTGTACGCTGACCCTCCTGTATGTACACCGCACTCATACTCTGTGTACGCTGACCCTCCTGTATGTACACCGCACTCATACTCTGTGTACGCTGACCCTCCTGTATGTACACCGCACTCATactctgtatacactgaccctccTGTATGTACACCGCACTCATACTCTGTACGCTGACCCTCCTGTACGTACACTGCACTCATACTCTGTGTACGCTGACCCTCCTGTACGTACACCGCACTCATACTCTGTATACGCTGACCCTCCTGTATGTACACCGCACTCATACTCTGTGTACGCTGACCCTCCTGTATGTACACCGCACTCATACTCTGTATACGCTGACCCTCCTGTATGTACACCGCACTCATACTCTGTGTACGCTGACCCTCCTGTATGTACACCGCACTCATACTCTGTGTACGCTGACCCTCCTGTATGTACACCGCACTCATACTCTGTACGCTGACCCTCCTGTACGTACACTGCACTCATACTCTGTGTACGCTGACCCTCCTGTACGTACACCGCACTCATACTCTGTATACGCTGACCCTCCTGTATGTACACCGCACTCATACTCTGTACGCTGACCCTCCTGTACGTACACTGCACTCATACTCTGTGTACGCTGACCCTCCTGTATGTACACCGCACTCATACTCTGTATACGCTGACCCTCCTGTATGTACACCGCACTCATACTCTGTGTACGCTGACCCTCCTGTATGTACACCGCACTCATACTCTGTGTACGCTGACCCTCCTGTATGTACACTGCACTCATACTCTGTGTCCGCTGACCCGCCTGTATGTACACCGCACTCATACTCGGTACACTGACCCTCCCTCCTGTACGTACACCGCACTCATACTCTGTGTACGCTGACCCTTCCTCCTGTACGTACACCGCACTCATACTCTGTGTACGCTGACCCTCCCTCCTGTAAGTACACCGCACTCATACTCTGTGTACGCTGACCCTTCCTCCTGTACGTACACCGCACTCATACTCTGTGTACGCTGACCCTCCCTCCTGTATGTACACCGCACTCATACTCTGTGTACGCTGACCCTTCCTCCTGTACGTACACCGCACTCATACTCTGTGTACGCTGACCCTCCTGTATGTACACCGCACTCATACTCTGTGTCCGCTGACCCGCCTGTATGTACACCGCACTCATACTCGGTACACTGACCCTCCCTCCTGTACGTACACCGCACTCATACTCTGTGTACGCTGACCCTTCCTCCTGTACGTACACCGCACTCGTACTCTGTGTACACTGACCCTCCCTCCTGTACGTACACCGCACTCATACTCTGTGTACGCTGACCCTCCTGTATGTACACTGCACTCATACTCTGTGTACGCTGACCCTCCTGTATGTACACCGCACTCATACTCTGTGTACGCTGACCCTCCTGTATGTACACCGCACTCATACTCTGTGTACGCTGACCCTTCCTCCTGTACGTACACCGCACTCATACTCTGTGTACGCTGACCCTCCCTCCTGTAAGTACACCGCACTCATACTCTGTGTACGCTGACCCTCCTGTATGTACACTGCACTCATACTCTGTGTACGCTGACCCTCCCTCCTGTACGTACACCGCACTCATACTCTGTGTACGCTGACCCTTCCTCCTGTATGTACACCGCACTCATACTCTGTGTACTCTGACCCTTCCTCCTGTATGTACACTGCACTCATACTCTGTGTACGCTGACCCTCCTGTATGTACACTGCACTCATACTCTGTGTACACTGACCCTCCCTTCCAGTATATTGATCCTGTATCCTCACCTTCCTGACTGTTTTTGCTTCTTTTCCGCTCTTTCCTCCTTCCGTACCACGAGAAACAGCCCTGAGTCTTCACCCCCATCCTGGAAGAGAATACAGAGGTTAGCCCTGGTGCGCTGAGCACACTGCCGAGTACAGCGCTGAGCACACTGCCGCGTACAGCGCTGAGCACACTGCCGCGTACAGCACTGAGCACACTGCCGCGTACAGCACTGAGCACACTGCCGCGGCCACGAAACCTTCTGTGTATCCCAGAATAAACTGCATCTACAAAGCCAGAcatatctgccataccagacataCCTCCCATCACTCACAGTATACAACCGCCCACTATATATGTCACTGACTGTCTATAGCCTTCAAAAAGCACACTGCACTACAACCCCCATCGTGTTTTATTATAGTCATGAAGTATTGCATGTTGGGGGTTAGAATTTACAGGGAACTCAGCAGGTTTTAATCTGTAAATAGCGGGATCCTAAAGAACCTTGGAGGTGTCCATTAtagatggggggagggggagccgcCTATATAAGAAGAAATCATAGCATCTCAATGAGACATTTCACTGAATGACGCGTGTTCCTTATCAGGCAGGACAGACACTTTTCTATGAAGTCAGTCGTAGCTTTCCCAGTTCGCCCGTGCACATCTCTGCTGGCTGAAAACTATTTTCTAAAAACAACTTTTTACACTCAATTGGTTCCTGTGCCTTTAAGAAGACTGTTCACAGTGTAACTTATGTTACTTAAAGGGCGCTTCCATCCATTTTCGATACATGCCTCTGTCTTAACAATGAGTCGCCCCACATGGCAACCAAGAAAATTCCCGGTAAGATCAGCAGTGTAGAAATGACAACCAAGTAGATTCCTAATAAGACCACTGGTGTAGAAATGGCAACCAAGAAGTTTCCCGGTAAGATCAGCGGGGAAGAAATGGCAACCAAGAAGATTCCTGGTAAGTCTGGTGGTGTAGACATGGCAACCAAGAAGATTCCTGGTAAGTCTGGTGGTGTAGACATGGCAACCAAGAAGATTCCTGGTAAGTCTGGTGGTGTAGACATGGCAACAAAGAAGAATCCTGATTAAGACTGGTGCTTTAAaaatggcaactaaaatttttgtTTAGACCAGCGATGTAGACGTGACAACTAAGAAGTTTCCTGGTAAGACCACTGGTGTAGACATGACAACTAAGATTATTCTTGGTTAGACTAACAGTGTAGAAATGGCAACCTAGAGGATTCCTGGTACGACTAGTGTAGACATGGCAACCAAGAAGATTCCTGAAAATACCACTGGTGTAGAAATGATAACCAAAAATATTCCTGGTAAGACTAGCGGTGTAGACATGGCAACGAAGAAGTTTCCCAGTAAGATCAGCCGTGAATAAATGACTACCAAGAAGATTCCTGGTAAGACCACTAGTGTAAACGTGGCAACAAAGAAGATTCCTGGTAAGACTGGTGGGTTAGACATGGCAACCAAGAAGATTCCTGAAAATACCATTGATGTAGAAATGATAACCAAAAATATTCCTGGTAAGACTAGCGGTGTAGACATGGCAACTAAGATGTTTCCCAGTAACATCAGCAGTGAAGAAATGACTAAGAAGATTCCTGGTAAGACCAATAGTGTAAACATGGCAACAAAGAAGATTCCTGGTAAGACTGGTGGGTTAGATATGGCAACCAAGAAGATTCCCAGTAAGACTAGTGGTGTAGACATTGGAGGGCAAAAACATGTCCACTCTAACAAACAAACTAGTTCTGACTATGGCAATAGAGAGAATTCCCACCAGGGAAAAATGTGTGGACTGTAGAAATCAAGAAGAACAAAGCTAGCAGCGTTGTGGTGCCTATAGGTACTAAGAAGACATTACAAACATTGATCTGTGGTGTTGATCATACCAAACAAGAAGATTCTTGCTGACCATGGTAAGCAAATATTGAAACTAACTACTGTCTTCTTGGTCTCTGTGTCCTtctaaaacaaagcaaaaaaagaaTCCTGAGAAGACCAAGAGAACCAGGAAGATTTCCATGAGGAGAAATACTGTTGCATTTGGTCACCTAAATATGGGGTTACCCATAGAAGCTAAGAAGATACCAACtgtgttgcccatggcaaccaaaaaGATTGCTGGTAAAATCAAACCCCATGATTGTAGGTACAGAACAATGGTGTTGCTCAAGTCAACCTAGAAATTGTGGCCAAGAATGAAGCATCATCTATGGAAACCAAGACGATGTCAAGATCAAGATGAACATTGATGTTGCTCCTGCCAACCTAATAGACATCCCTGATCATAGATGGAATCTATGACAAACAAGACAACCCCAGAAAGGAAAATGGTAACCCAAAGGATTGAGGCTAAGAATGTGGAGTAACCCATGACAAACAGGAACATTCTTATTGTTAGGATTTGGCACAGTACAATGATTTCAGTCATGGCATCCTAAACATTTTGGCTTAAAAGCCTCCAACTAAGATCAGTAATGCCGCTCATGGCAACCAACAGATTTTAGCTAAGAATATCTATAGAAACCAAGATGGTGGCATCACTCTTGGCAACCAAGCAGATCCCCAACCTGACACCTTAACACTTGGTGCCTCCACCCCTGATTATCATATGTCATCAGTGCAGGCCATAGGGCAGACTTGAAATTCAAGTTCAAGATATATCTCCCACCTGAACATTTACGTAAGAAGCTCTGAAGAACATCAACTGGGTGTCAATCAACACCTTAAGGTGTGGCCGAAAACCAAATACATTCCAATATCACATTCCTGTTGAAAGGTGGTGGCTCCATCATGTTAGAAGGTGTCAGCTTTCCTTCAGTGGATTTTGGAGCTACTCTTCAAGCCCCTCTGACGACCGCCTTCCATCTACTACCTCAATATGGCCCTCAGGGAGGCTCTTCTTTACCAGATGACCTTTAGAAGCTACGTGGACCTACAGTTAGGCTACATGATAGTCCCCATGTGTCAGAGGGCAGAGTGCCAGCTTCTCCCCCTCCTTCCAGGCTTCTCGTGATGTAAGTGGATTTCTAATGTGGACTTTGGATAAACAAATCTTCATCCCCTAATCTTCCCCCCTCCATTCCAGAAGCAGGAGGACATtccttcaagtcaatggggaagtcTTCTCATTAGAATGACAATATGTCTATGGGGTCTGGAGCAGAGGGAAGGAATTCCTCTCTATAAGAGGTCAGCCATGTCTGCAGGAGGGGAGAAGAACGGTTTCTTTCACACCCAGATCTACGGCTTTTCAGACTCATCAATCCGATGCAGATGTCAAGTTCTGgagatgtaaaaaagaaaaaaaaaacttatcctgAGCGCCTATTGCCCCTTTTTTCCAGACGATGGAAGGGGGGGTTCAAAGACCCTCACTCATGTTGAGACAGTAGATTGTTTAAGGAGGCATTGCCCTTGAGGCTGTGCACTAcacttaaaggaattgtccatttTTTGTAAACTTAGGTTCTGCTTCCATAACTTGAACGAGGGAGCCCCCCAGCCAGCCGCTTGTATTCGGGGTACTGCTCATTGTAATTAGTGGCTGTCTATGCCGGATATTTGGTGTTACATGGTCCTGCAGTCCTTGTAGGTGGAGGACAGGGGGCAGAAGTGATCCCCTCCCCATAGGATAAGCCTACCATGAAGGTCCAAGAGAATATCTACTTACTGAGGATATTTTTGGGAAAGTTGGGCGACAACCAACATGGTGGCCATTACAATGTGtctttcacccagctttcccagactcctgaatggcACATCTACTTAGCACGTGCTCCCAACGCTCCATAACTATGTGGCCCTGCACAACCAGGAGTAGGTGTATGTTATGGAGGCCATATTggttgccacccagctttcccaggaacaaaaaaaaaagcaagaaatATCAGGAATATACATTGAAATCTGCTGTAGAAATAGAGGAGAGGCTATAAAACGGTGCGGCGGCTCTGTATACACAATGTCGCTGTCGTCCACCCTGCTTTACACATCCTTCATTCTTTGTCCTCCTGGAGATGATTTCCTTTTCACTTCTCTATAatagtgcctgtccctttaagaCCGCAGTGACCCTTAACTTTATCTTCTATTGTCCTGCAGTGAAACACAACCTAttgttctctgttatcagccGCTCCTGACTGCTCCTATAAAGCAGACTATCCCCACCCAACCCTGCAGAGCATCTCTAACGTCGTCTACTGCTCTGACTGCAGCCTGGGAGGGCCAGATCTTGAGGCTTTCCCAGGGTGTAATGATCTGCGGGatctatcactatgtatctgtcaggaggtggagaggacagagcgaCGTTCTGCAGATTTCTAGAGAGGTCAGtcgtcagtggtgtaataatctgcaggatctatcactatgtatctgtcaggaggtggagaggacagagcgatgttctgcagatctctagagaggtcagtggtgtaataatctgcaggatctatcactatgtatctgtcaggaggtggagaggacagagcgacgttctgcagatctctagagaggtcagtggtgtaatgaTCT
The Bufo gargarizans isolate SCDJY-AF-19 chromosome 2, ASM1485885v1, whole genome shotgun sequence genome window above contains:
- the LOC122929245 gene encoding uncharacterized protein C17orf114-like; the protein is MGVKTQGCFSWYGRRKERKRSKNSQEEAPASPTPQEEKPRLRSTNSVGSDTDGQQTRAYFSGKARVSFRHEMDSAMFVNDSTF